From a single Streptomyces misionensis genomic region:
- a CDS encoding TetR/AcrR family transcriptional regulator, whose amino-acid sequence MHIQDTSWPAAAVAAGGPAVQVPAAPAVATANGRADGARTTPLRVDAQRNLEHVLRAAREVFGELGYGAPMEDVARRARVGVGTVYRRFPSKDVLVRRIAEEETARLTEQARAALGQEDEPWSALSRFLRTSVASGAGRLLPPQVLRVGSAQGSAGPVEGTGLLEEARVPQQRVQPGGGELRLVARDSVDASDDTGIGALLSVVGQLVERARAAGELRTDVSVSDVLLVIATAAPSLPDAAQQAAASARLLDILLEGLRSRPTAG is encoded by the coding sequence ATGCATATTCAGGACACGTCTTGGCCGGCTGCCGCGGTGGCCGCCGGCGGCCCGGCCGTGCAGGTGCCGGCGGCACCGGCGGTCGCGACGGCGAACGGGCGCGCGGACGGGGCGCGCACGACGCCGCTGCGGGTGGACGCACAGCGCAATCTGGAGCACGTGCTGCGGGCGGCGCGTGAGGTGTTCGGCGAGCTGGGGTACGGCGCGCCGATGGAGGACGTGGCACGGCGGGCGCGGGTCGGGGTCGGCACGGTGTACCGGCGCTTTCCCAGCAAGGACGTGCTGGTCCGGCGGATAGCCGAGGAGGAGACGGCACGGCTGACCGAGCAGGCGCGAGCGGCGCTGGGTCAGGAGGACGAGCCGTGGTCGGCGCTGTCCCGGTTCCTGCGGACGTCGGTGGCGTCCGGGGCGGGGCGGCTGCTGCCGCCGCAGGTGCTGCGGGTCGGCTCCGCGCAGGGCTCCGCCGGTCCGGTCGAGGGAACCGGTCTGCTGGAGGAGGCCCGGGTGCCGCAGCAGCGGGTGCAGCCGGGCGGCGGTGAACTGCGCCTGGTGGCACGGGACTCCGTGGACGCCTCGGACGACACCGGGATCGGCGCGCTGCTGTCGGTCGTCGGTCAGCTGGTCGAACGGGCGCGCGCGGCGGGCGAGTTGCGCACCGACGTGTCCGTGTCCGACGTGCTGCTGGTGATCGCGACGGCGGCCCCGTCCCTGCCGGACGCGGCCCAGCAGGCGGCGGCGTCCGCGCGGCTGCTGGACATCCTGCTGGAGGGGCTGCGGTCACGTCCCACGGCGGGCTGA
- a CDS encoding NAD(P)/FAD-dependent oxidoreductase, producing the protein MVKERARILVVGGGYVGMYTALRLQRKLKAELRRGEVEITVVTPDPYMTYQPFLPEAAAGSISPRHVVVPLRRVLDRCHIVVGEAVSIDHVVRTAAVTTLATADEGRAAELFPYDELVLAPGSVSRTLPIPGLAEHGIGFKTVEEAIALRNHVIEQMDIASSTRDPALRDAALTFVFVGGGYAGVEALGELEDMARYAARYYHNVRAEDMKWILVEATDRILPEVGAELGRYTVTQLRRRNIQVLLGTRLESCADRIAVLSDGRRFPTRTVVWTAGVKPHPLLAATDLPLTDRGRLRCTARLTVEGTEHAWGAGDAAAVPDVTAAEPGALTAPNAQHALRQARVLGDNLVHALRGEPLDTYAHAYAGSVASLGFHKGVAQVYGRRLKGYPAWFMHRVYHLSRVPTVNRKARVLAEWTLSGLFKREIVSLGSLEHPRAEFELAAGGMHPHDPSDDPKGSS; encoded by the coding sequence ATGGTGAAGGAACGTGCGCGCATTCTGGTTGTCGGCGGCGGCTACGTCGGGATGTACACGGCCCTGCGCCTCCAGCGGAAGCTGAAGGCCGAGCTGAGGCGCGGTGAGGTCGAGATCACCGTCGTCACTCCCGACCCTTACATGACGTACCAGCCCTTCCTGCCCGAGGCGGCCGCGGGCTCCATCTCCCCGCGCCACGTCGTCGTACCCCTGCGCCGGGTCCTGGACCGCTGCCACATCGTCGTCGGCGAGGCCGTCTCCATCGACCACGTGGTGCGCACCGCCGCCGTCACCACCCTCGCCACCGCCGACGAGGGCCGCGCCGCCGAACTCTTCCCGTACGACGAGCTGGTGCTCGCCCCCGGCTCCGTCTCCCGCACCCTGCCCATCCCCGGTCTCGCCGAGCACGGCATCGGCTTCAAGACCGTCGAAGAGGCCATCGCGCTGCGCAACCACGTCATCGAGCAGATGGACATCGCCTCCTCCACCCGCGACCCGGCCCTCCGCGACGCCGCCCTCACCTTCGTCTTCGTCGGCGGCGGCTACGCGGGCGTGGAGGCCCTCGGCGAGCTGGAGGACATGGCCCGGTACGCCGCCCGCTACTACCACAACGTGCGCGCCGAGGACATGAAGTGGATCCTCGTCGAGGCCACCGACCGCATCCTGCCCGAGGTCGGCGCGGAGCTGGGCCGCTACACCGTCACCCAGCTGCGCCGCCGCAACATCCAGGTGCTGCTGGGCACCCGCCTGGAATCCTGCGCGGACCGGATCGCCGTGCTCAGCGACGGCCGCCGCTTCCCGACCCGTACGGTCGTCTGGACCGCGGGCGTCAAACCGCACCCCCTGCTCGCCGCCACCGACCTGCCGCTCACCGACCGCGGCCGGCTGCGCTGCACCGCCCGGCTGACCGTCGAGGGCACCGAGCACGCCTGGGGCGCGGGCGACGCCGCCGCCGTCCCCGACGTCACCGCCGCCGAACCCGGCGCCCTCACCGCGCCCAACGCCCAGCACGCCCTGCGCCAGGCGCGGGTGCTCGGCGACAACCTTGTCCACGCCCTGCGCGGCGAGCCCCTGGACACCTACGCGCACGCGTACGCGGGCTCCGTCGCCTCCCTCGGGTTCCACAAGGGCGTCGCCCAGGTCTACGGACGCCGGCTGAAGGGCTACCCTGCCTGGTTCATGCACCGCGTCTACCACCTGAGCAGGGTGCCCACCGTCAACCGCAAGGCCCGTGTGCTCGCCGAATGGACCCTCTCCGGGCTGTTCAAACGGGAGATCGTCTCGCTCGGTTCACTCGAACACCCGCGCGCGGAGTTCGAACTCGCGGCCGGGGGAATGCATCCTCACGACCCCTCGGACGACCCGAAGGGGTCGTCCTGA
- a CDS encoding ATP-binding SpoIIE family protein phosphatase: MNFTRWSARLPGTQRRAAARTETPDRRGEGSVPAARAGQPADGTAPVPAVDELPARDVLDRVPALVALVHGPDHRLAYVNDAYTTAFGPRPAGAPAREALPELAELGLLPLLDQVLRSHRPRTLKSRRAVDGRSYTFTCTPVAEDGDRDGGVLVFATDVTDHAEAAERLRASERRQRETAVTLQRSLLPQDLEQPDDLRIAATYQPGGTEAAVGGDWYDVITLGGGRTALVIGDVMGRGVRAAAVMGQLRTAVRAYARLDLPPHEVLQLLDGLATEIDPNQIATCAYAVHDPNEGRLVYASAGHLPILVRDEHGTVSRTEEPTGPPLGTGGWMHSSGSIALGPGSTAVLYTDGLVERRDEDLDEGIAALERALAGATGSPQVVCDRLVRSAGVTADHDDDVAVLVLQQPARTGPDGELFRNAALELLGGVEAAPRARAFASGVLTSWRFPAELHDLGVLATSELVANSLQHGTPPMRLRLRRTDRRLIVEVTDGDDHLPRRRRAEPADESGRGIAIVATIASSWGCRRTPGGGKAVWCEFVLPRPRP, translated from the coding sequence GTGAACTTCACGCGCTGGAGCGCCCGGCTCCCCGGAACGCAGCGCCGCGCCGCCGCGCGGACCGAGACCCCGGACCGGCGGGGGGAAGGCTCCGTGCCCGCGGCCCGCGCCGGACAGCCCGCCGACGGCACCGCACCGGTGCCCGCCGTCGACGAGCTGCCCGCCCGCGACGTCCTGGACCGCGTCCCGGCCCTCGTCGCGCTCGTGCACGGCCCCGACCACCGCCTCGCGTACGTCAACGACGCCTACACGACGGCCTTCGGCCCCCGCCCCGCCGGCGCCCCCGCCCGCGAGGCCCTGCCCGAACTCGCCGAGCTGGGCCTGCTCCCGCTGCTCGACCAGGTGCTGCGCAGCCACCGGCCCCGCACCCTGAAGTCCCGCCGGGCGGTGGACGGCCGCTCGTACACCTTCACCTGCACCCCCGTCGCCGAGGACGGCGACCGCGACGGCGGCGTGCTGGTCTTCGCCACCGACGTCACCGACCACGCCGAGGCCGCCGAACGGCTGCGCGCCAGCGAACGCCGCCAGCGCGAGACCGCGGTCACCCTCCAGCGCTCCCTGCTCCCGCAGGACCTCGAACAACCCGACGACCTGCGCATCGCCGCCACCTACCAGCCCGGCGGCACCGAGGCCGCGGTCGGCGGCGACTGGTACGACGTGATCACCCTCGGCGGCGGCCGCACCGCCCTCGTCATCGGCGACGTGATGGGCCGGGGCGTGCGCGCGGCCGCGGTCATGGGCCAGCTGCGCACGGCCGTGCGCGCCTACGCCCGCCTCGACCTGCCCCCGCACGAGGTGCTCCAGCTGCTCGACGGCCTCGCCACCGAGATCGACCCCAACCAGATCGCCACCTGCGCCTACGCCGTCCACGACCCCAACGAGGGCCGCCTGGTGTACGCCTCCGCGGGGCACCTGCCGATCCTGGTCCGCGACGAGCACGGCACGGTCTCCCGCACCGAGGAACCCACCGGCCCGCCGCTCGGCACCGGCGGCTGGATGCACTCCTCCGGCTCCATCGCGCTGGGCCCCGGCTCCACGGCCGTCCTCTACACGGACGGCCTGGTCGAACGCCGGGACGAAGACCTGGACGAGGGCATCGCCGCCCTGGAGCGCGCCCTGGCCGGCGCCACCGGCTCGCCCCAGGTCGTCTGCGACCGCCTGGTCCGCTCGGCCGGCGTCACCGCCGACCACGACGACGACGTGGCCGTCCTGGTCCTCCAGCAACCCGCCCGCACCGGACCCGACGGCGAGCTGTTCCGCAACGCGGCCCTGGAACTCCTCGGCGGCGTCGAGGCGGCCCCGCGCGCCCGCGCCTTCGCCTCCGGCGTCCTGACCAGCTGGCGCTTCCCCGCCGAACTGCACGACCTCGGCGTCCTCGCCACCAGCGAACTCGTCGCCAACAGCCTCCAGCACGGCACCCCGCCCATGCGCCTCAGACTCCGCCGCACCGACCGCCGGCTGATCGTGGAGGTCACCGACGGCGACGACCACCTGCCCCGGCGCCGCCGCGCCGAACCCGCCGACGAGTCCGGCCGGGGCATCGCCATCGTCGCCACCATCGCCTCCTCCTGGGGCTGCCGCCGCACCCCGGGCGGCGGCAAGGCGGTGTGGTGCGAGTTCGTCCTGCCGAGACCGCGTCCCTGA
- a CDS encoding class I SAM-dependent methyltransferase has product MGPIHRSTEGPEAYETHSAPIMRPFVAELLAAVGLGPGEHVLDLACGTGFAARAAAALVGPAGRVRGADIDEGMVRVAREHRSPSCPDTGFTAAPADRLPYDAATFDAVVCQQGAQLFPDLTAALVEAARVTRPGGRFAATVWAPVDRLPYFLAEQRALEKYAPDALPYLARAYARTADQLTTALQTAGYRDTAHREVTFDITLPPLDRYAREHLDTLWGGMLREAGGEEAVTRAGELVREQLADRVAPDGTVTVPFTSLLVTAVR; this is encoded by the coding sequence ATGGGACCAATACATCGCAGCACCGAAGGCCCCGAGGCGTACGAGACCCACAGCGCTCCGATCATGCGCCCCTTCGTGGCCGAGCTGCTGGCCGCCGTGGGCCTCGGCCCCGGTGAGCACGTGCTCGACCTGGCGTGCGGCACCGGCTTCGCCGCCCGCGCGGCCGCCGCCCTGGTCGGCCCCGCCGGCCGGGTCCGCGGCGCCGACATCGACGAGGGCATGGTCCGCGTCGCCCGCGAGCACCGGTCGCCGAGCTGCCCGGACACCGGCTTCACCGCGGCCCCCGCCGACCGCCTCCCGTACGACGCCGCCACCTTCGACGCGGTCGTCTGCCAGCAGGGCGCCCAGCTCTTCCCCGACCTGACCGCCGCCCTCGTCGAGGCGGCCCGCGTCACCCGCCCCGGCGGCCGGTTCGCCGCCACCGTCTGGGCCCCGGTCGACCGCCTGCCCTACTTCCTCGCCGAGCAGCGCGCGCTGGAGAAGTACGCCCCCGACGCGCTCCCCTACCTCGCCCGCGCCTACGCCCGCACCGCCGACCAGCTCACCACCGCACTGCAGACGGCCGGCTACCGCGACACCGCCCACCGCGAGGTCACCTTCGACATCACCCTGCCCCCGCTGGACCGCTACGCCCGCGAACACCTGGACACCCTCTGGGGCGGCATGCTCAGGGAGGCCGGCGGCGAGGAGGCCGTCACCCGGGCCGGCGAACTGGTCCGCGAGCAGCTCGCCGACCGCGTCGCCCCCGACGGCACGGTGACCGTCCCCTTCACCTCGCTGCTGGTCACCGCGGTGCGCTGA
- a CDS encoding MFS transporter gives MTRAMGAAMRRIHVGNALSAFGLGFTVPYLYVYVAQVRGLGAMTAGLVLAVFAVAALIVLPFAGRAIVRRGPLPVLLAALVAAALGALGLGLAASAWSVLPAAAVLGAGQAVMQPALATMIVDCSSADTRSRAFAMQFFLQNLGLGIGGLIGGHLVDTTRVSSFTLLFAIEAAMFLLLVAVMATVRMPRSPRLEDAPTTSKGSWKQLLGNRAMVQLCVLGFVIFFACYGQFESGLSAYGVEAAGISTSTLGTALAANTLMIVVAQFAVLRFVERARRTRVIALVGLVWAVAWLAAGYAGLGHGSQEMATAAFVSTYALFGLGEAMLSPTVAPLVADLAPEGMAGQYNSAFALVKQLALAIGPAVGGPLAASLHAPYIVTFVLFSLGITYLALRLGRRLAPVQDQPWQARASRVVSRGGAPAEAVSAEA, from the coding sequence GTGACCAGGGCGATGGGCGCAGCGATGCGCCGGATCCACGTGGGCAACGCACTCAGCGCGTTCGGGCTCGGCTTCACGGTCCCCTACCTGTACGTCTATGTGGCGCAGGTGCGGGGCCTGGGGGCCATGACGGCGGGTCTCGTGCTCGCCGTCTTCGCCGTGGCCGCGCTGATCGTGCTGCCGTTCGCCGGCCGGGCGATCGTGCGGCGCGGCCCGCTGCCGGTCCTGCTCGCCGCCCTGGTCGCCGCCGCGCTCGGCGCGCTCGGCCTGGGGCTCGCGGCCAGTGCCTGGTCGGTGCTGCCGGCGGCCGCGGTGCTCGGCGCCGGACAGGCCGTGATGCAGCCGGCGCTGGCCACGATGATCGTGGACTGCTCCAGCGCCGACACCCGCTCGCGGGCGTTCGCCATGCAGTTCTTCCTGCAGAACCTGGGCCTCGGCATAGGCGGCCTCATCGGCGGTCACCTGGTCGACACCACGCGCGTCTCGTCGTTCACCCTGCTGTTCGCGATCGAGGCGGCGATGTTCCTGCTGCTGGTCGCGGTGATGGCCACGGTCCGGATGCCGCGCTCGCCGCGTCTGGAGGACGCGCCCACGACGTCGAAGGGCAGCTGGAAGCAGCTGCTCGGCAACCGGGCGATGGTGCAGCTGTGCGTCCTGGGCTTCGTGATCTTCTTCGCCTGCTACGGGCAGTTCGAGTCGGGTCTGAGCGCGTACGGCGTGGAGGCCGCCGGGATATCCACCTCCACGCTGGGCACGGCCCTGGCCGCGAACACCCTGATGATCGTGGTCGCCCAGTTCGCCGTGCTGAGGTTCGTGGAGCGCGCCCGGCGCACCCGGGTGATCGCCCTGGTGGGCCTGGTCTGGGCGGTGGCCTGGCTGGCCGCCGGGTACGCGGGGCTGGGACACGGCAGCCAGGAGATGGCCACGGCCGCCTTCGTGTCGACGTACGCGTTGTTCGGTCTGGGCGAGGCGATGCTGTCGCCGACGGTCGCCCCGCTGGTCGCGGATCTGGCGCCGGAGGGCATGGCCGGTCAGTACAACTCGGCGTTCGCCCTGGTGAAGCAGCTGGCGCTGGCCATCGGTCCGGCGGTGGGCGGTCCCCTCGCGGCATCGCTGCACGCGCCGTACATCGTGACCTTCGTGCTGTTCTCGCTGGGCATCACGTATCTGGCGCTGCGGCTCGGGCGGCGGCTCGCCCCGGTGCAGGACCAGCCGTGGCAGGCGCGTGCCAGCCGGGTGGTCAGCCGGGGCGGGGCGCCCGCGGAGGCGGTCTCCGCGGAGGCGTGA
- a CDS encoding MarR family winged helix-turn-helix transcriptional regulator — MADTAGVTEPTLEEQIAAYQREFQDLDPQVEKIVSALSRLNRRMNVAYGRQTAALGISNAEWEVLKALVLSGAPYRMGPSDLAKRLGLTPAAMTHRIDRMVSEGLVTRERDESNRVRVIIELTPEGREKWLEAMRLATVFEEDLLQDLTPAERSVLGEVLTTLLRRVEHAQPDAGGRLSDLD, encoded by the coding sequence ATGGCCGACACAGCCGGCGTCACTGAGCCGACCCTCGAAGAACAGATCGCCGCCTACCAGCGCGAGTTCCAGGACCTCGACCCCCAGGTCGAGAAGATCGTGTCGGCCCTGTCGCGGCTCAACCGCCGGATGAACGTGGCCTACGGCCGCCAGACCGCCGCCCTCGGCATCAGCAACGCCGAGTGGGAGGTGCTCAAGGCGCTGGTCCTCTCCGGCGCCCCCTACCGGATGGGCCCCAGCGACCTCGCCAAGCGCCTCGGTCTCACTCCGGCCGCGATGACCCACCGGATCGACCGGATGGTCTCCGAGGGCCTGGTCACCCGGGAGCGGGACGAGTCCAACCGGGTCCGCGTCATCATCGAGCTGACCCCCGAGGGCCGGGAGAAGTGGCTGGAGGCGATGCGCCTCGCCACCGTCTTCGAGGAGGACCTCCTCCAAGACCTCACCCCGGCCGAGCGCTCGGTCCTCGGCGAGGTCCTCACGACGCTGCTGCGCAGGGTCGAGCACGCCCAGCCGGACGCCGGCGGCCGGCTCAGCGACCTCGACTGA